Sequence from the Priestia megaterium genome:
GACACCATTACTTTTTGGCGAACGTGCTCTAAGTGATCACGAACCGCTTCAGCTGCTTCTTCTGGCTCTCCATTTTTAATCGCTTCAAAAATGCGTTCATGGTCAGCATCCGTTTGCTTGCGATTTTCTTTTTGACTTTTATTTAACGAATAAGCAAGCGCTTTTCGATATAAATGACCTAAATCTTCTACAGCATGAAGAAGGAATGAATTATGAGCAGCTTTTACAATATCATGATGGAAACGATAGTCCGCTTCATGTCCAATTTCTTCACTGTTGTGAACCGTCTTTTTAAACGCTTCTAACGATTCTTTAATTTCAATCAGTTCTTCATCCGTACGGCGCAGCGCAGCTAAGCTTGCAGCCTGCGACTCAATGATAATACGCATTTCAATTAGTTCAAGAACCTGATCTGCTTCCACCATTTCAAACGTCATTGGATCAAGCATACCAACTAAGTTTACACGCTTTACGTAGCTCCCTCCGCCTTGTCTTGATTCAATCAATCCGCTGGCGGAAAGAACGCTTAGCGCCTCACGAATTGGTGCGCGGCTCACTCCAAACATTTTTGATAATTCATGTTCCGACGGCAAACGAGACTCTGGCGGGAACGTTTTCTCTTTAATCATCTTTTTTAATTGATCAAGCACTTGACTAGACACTTTTTTACGCTCAATAGGTACAAACATACTTCTATTCCTCCTCCAAGTAATTATCTCTCTCTTTTTTATAGTGTTCATCGGATTCAGTATAACTGAGTGTATTCCGATTTATGTAAACGCTTCAATCTTTGTATTACAAGTATACATTATTTCAATTCAAATGTGTTGATAAAATTTTACTATTATTGTTATTATACCATGAAAACAAGTTATAAATGAATAACGATTCATGTTTTTTTGACATAATACCACTATCTTACATATAATCCATATACAATCATAATGGCCGCATCCGCTAACACATGGCTGATGATCGCCCCTTCAATGCCATATCGCTCTTTTATATACGCCCACATCATACCTGCTGAAAAGACGCCTGCAACTGAGATCCAATTAAACGGAAAAACAAAAACAGGGAGGATGATGAATACGTGATAAAGCGTATAAAAGCTTGATGTAACAATGCTTGAAGCAAGTACAGAAACATGCTTTTTTACTTTATTTTGCACATACACCCGCCAATACATTTCTTCTAAAACAGGATTAATGAAAATCAAAATGACGGCCAAAATGGTAACTTTCCATCCGCTAAATCCCCATATTTGCAAAACCGCTTGCATATCTTCTGCATGAAAGATTTTACCAGAAAAAAGCATACTACTTCCAATTATAGCAGCGACACATAGAACTCCGCTGAGAGTTCCCACATACAGAGATTTTTTTGTAAGCGCTACCTTTAAGTTAATTTTATTATTCGCATATAAAATCATAAACATCCAGCCGTAAAAGCAAACAAATGTTACCAACACATTTTGGATAAGCCACAAACCGAAAAAAACAAAGATTGTTGGCATGAACAGCAAAAACAAAAATTTTATCATGTTTATGGCGCACCTTCTTTAAAAGCGGCTTTTCTTTTACTTAGTAAACCTTTCGTATTCAAAAGGTTTACTATCTTTTATCTTATAAAAGTCCAGTGGGATTTTCAATTATTTTTTAATTCCCGCTCCAGCTCACGAAGACTTTCAGCAAGCTTTTTCTTTTCTTCTTCAAAGTGAACATCGTCTTTAAAAGCAGGAGCTGAAGGCTCTGTCTCTTCATTTTCTCTTAGCCAATCCGGCGTCAATTCCTTGCGAATGACACGCTTTTTATTAGCGTAGGAAAGCGGCTTTTCAGTCTGCTGATTTGCAAGCGTACGCTGTGACGTTAAATAATGCTTATGA
This genomic interval carries:
- a CDS encoding FadR/GntR family transcriptional regulator → MFVPIERKKVSSQVLDQLKKMIKEKTFPPESRLPSEHELSKMFGVSRAPIREALSVLSASGLIESRQGGGSYVKRVNLVGMLDPMTFEMVEADQVLELIEMRIIIESQAASLAALRRTDEELIEIKESLEAFKKTVHNSEEIGHEADYRFHHDIVKAAHNSFLLHAVEDLGHLYRKALAYSLNKSQKENRKQTDADHERIFEAIKNGEPEEAAEAVRDHLEHVRQKVMVSQ
- a CDS encoding CPBP family intramembrane glutamic endopeptidase, which codes for MIKFLFLLFMPTIFVFFGLWLIQNVLVTFVCFYGWMFMILYANNKINLKVALTKKSLYVGTLSGVLCVAAIIGSSMLFSGKIFHAEDMQAVLQIWGFSGWKVTILAVILIFINPVLEEMYWRVYVQNKVKKHVSVLASSIVTSSFYTLYHVFIILPVFVFPFNWISVAGVFSAGMMWAYIKERYGIEGAIISHVLADAAIMIVYGLYVR